A window of the Hevea brasiliensis isolate MT/VB/25A 57/8 chromosome 6, ASM3005281v1, whole genome shotgun sequence genome harbors these coding sequences:
- the LOC131180614 gene encoding transcription termination factor MTERF4, chloroplastic-like, with amino-acid sequence MQNPVNPLFFEVFQGNGKRASQSLADSLPKFGEYPAIFGFSGSRLALNKSVSLLFSNAQLGILPSHSIFAIRSFSSSTSSNLNGHSFIVSYLINSCGLTLKSAQSVSKNRNIRFQTRERPDSVLRLLREHGFTNSQISKIVKSRPEVLLAQLEKTLLPKLEFLRSIGVSRPGLSIIVSRNPDLLACSLKHCLIPSYEILKSVLVSDEKVVRTLNHMGNRSFYSLQKRFSNNSSLLRGLGISQSFISYLVTQSPSVMCQEVGKFAEGVKKVMKLGFDPSKLRIVEAVRVFHLMSHKTWEHKMQVYRRWGFSEDEIWLIFRKCPTCMAMSEKKIMATMDFLVCKMSWQPAAVARVPVILCLSLEKRVMPRCSVVRVLLSKGLIKADIHLSSVLQPSEKLFLERSVIKYQEHVPQLLDIYQRKMGLTELGFAFDDKFKISGLKNV; translated from the exons ATGCAAAACCCTGTAAATCCTTTGTTCTTCGAAGTTTTCCAGGGAAATGGAAAGAGAGCAT CTCAAAGCTTAGCTGATTCACTTCCAAAATTTGGTGAGTATCCTGCAATATTTGGTTTTTCCGGTTCAAGATTAGCTTTGAATAAGAGTGTTTCTTTATTGTTCTCAAATGCCCAACTGGGTATTCTTCCTTCTCACTCAATATTCGCAATCAGATCCTTTTCGTCTTCCACATCTTCTAATTTGAATGGGCATTCATTTATAGTCTCATATCTCATTAATTCATGTGGATTGACCCTAAAATCTGCTCAATCTGTCTCTAAGAATAGGAATATACGTTTTCAAACCCGTGAAAGACCAGACTCAGTGCTTAGGCTTCTCAGGGAACATGGATTCACCAATTCCCAAATCTCCAAAATTGTTAAGAGTCGGCCCGAGGTGCTTTTAGCGCAACTAGAAAAGACACTCTTGCCCAAGCTTGAGTTTCTGCGTTCTATAGGGGTTTCAAGACCAGGACTTTCTATAATTGTTTCTAGGAATCCAGATTTGTTGGCTTGCAGTTTAAAACACTGTCTGATCCCAAGTTATGAGATCCTTAAAAGTGTACttgtttctgatgagaaagtaGTTAGGACCCTGAATCACATGGGGAACAGATCTTTTTACTCTTTGCAGAAAAGATTTTCTAACAATTCGTCACTCTTAAGAGGGCTTGGAATCTCTCAATCTTTCATCTCTTACTTGGTCACCCAATCTCCGTCAGTCATGTGCCAAGAAGTGGGCAAGTTTGCTGAAGGGGTTAAGAAGGTTATGAAACTAGGATTTGACCCTTCAAAATTAAGGATTGTTGAGGCAGTCCGTGTTTTTCATTTAATGTCGCACAAAACATGGGAACACAAAATGCAAGTTTATAGGAGATGGGGTTTTTCTGAAGATGAGATCTGGTTGATTTTCAGAAAGTGTCCCACATGTATGGCAATGTCTGAGAAGAAGATCATGGCTACAATGGATTTTCTTGTGTGCAAGATGAGTTGGCAGCCTGCTGCTGTTGCCAGAGTTCCAGTGATTCTTTGCCTTAGTTTGGAGAAGAGGGTTATGCCTAGATGTTCTGTTGTAAGAGTTTTGCTTTCGAAGGGTTTGATTAAGGCAGATATCCATTTATCCTCAGTGTTGCAACCTTCTGAAAAGCTCTTCTTGGAAAGGTCTGTGATCAAGTATCAGGAACATGTGCCTCAATTGTTGGATATCTATCAAAGAAAAATGGGTCTTACAGAACTTGGGTTTGCTTTTGATGATAAATTTAAGATTTCTGGGTTAAAAAATGTTTAG